One genomic segment of Chryseobacterium phocaeense includes these proteins:
- a CDS encoding outer membrane beta-barrel family protein — protein MKRLLKTFILFFFFMGIPLHAQFSVSGTVTDGSSKKISDVPLFLRAKKDSSIVANAVTAADGRYLFKNIPEGNYILQILASEQEQFRDISLENNVQLDIPVNPGKETAIEGIVLKSQRRFMTRELNKTTINISNSIYKSGDNGYTLMNVIPGVNANIANGIQYRGQQGVSVYVNGTKVRMSGAQLQNYLKTLSSASIEKIEFTSETGAEFEGDEKNAVVNIILKKNYNYGLSGYIYQNTQQHRYTSFSSGFGLNYKTRKLNYFISHNNFFGKNYSDNDETQLYLNSGLSTVQKEKYVESPSYTDFKFGIDYELSPRQVLAADYTYSVNKTNSSGKTDLAYLRNTLDSLDYIGNDKKIKLKNHLFNISYKYKLDTLGSKLEAGYNYIGYFNQYDSDIQSSYFTNAASERRPSDFLGINNPLDINLHIGYADLSYVLNENNKIQLGTKYSSSDSKNEIEYSGRYQSSNYIYKENIFSVYSSYQGKIGSLIFNAGGRLEHTKYNGEDYFSNYQISANRWNFFPSVFVQKNLKNGNINVSYNRKITRPSFQLLNPFKDIEDTRFINMGNPSLMPFFKNNYKISYLLNNKYSFDLGYSTTKGVINEVYYLDPVENITYKTYANLNKEKEVYWNVYIPVDITKWLKLNIFTSNSYKELMTNNEKISLLSPYYSLSAKLTLPSKYYLDINYDYKGKSLWNKYFLENQQSLNFTLRKSFFKDALSLTFDASDPLRLRKIKIDISESDFNRKILNRLPTTFYSLSITYNFSAGKKNTQREQFDNTNEEQQKRLNK, from the coding sequence ATGAAAAGACTGCTTAAAACCTTCATTCTCTTTTTCTTTTTCATGGGGATACCCCTTCATGCGCAATTTTCTGTTTCCGGAACTGTGACGGATGGGTCATCCAAAAAAATATCAGATGTCCCCCTGTTTTTAAGAGCAAAAAAAGATTCTTCTATTGTAGCCAACGCTGTAACCGCAGCAGATGGGAGATATCTGTTCAAAAATATTCCCGAAGGAAATTATATCCTTCAGATATTGGCTTCTGAACAGGAACAGTTCAGGGATATCAGTCTGGAAAACAATGTGCAGCTGGATATTCCGGTAAACCCCGGAAAGGAAACGGCTATTGAAGGTATTGTCTTAAAATCCCAGCGTAGATTCATGACAAGGGAGCTTAATAAAACAACAATTAATATCTCCAACTCCATCTACAAATCAGGCGATAACGGATATACGTTAATGAATGTGATTCCGGGCGTCAATGCCAATATCGCCAATGGCATCCAGTACCGCGGCCAGCAGGGCGTATCAGTATACGTCAACGGAACCAAAGTAAGAATGTCCGGGGCGCAGTTGCAGAATTACCTGAAAACGCTTTCTTCCGCATCGATTGAGAAAATTGAATTTACTTCAGAAACGGGAGCGGAATTTGAAGGGGATGAAAAAAATGCAGTGGTGAATATTATTCTTAAAAAAAATTATAATTACGGCCTGAGCGGCTATATATATCAGAATACGCAGCAGCATAGATATACGAGTTTTTCTTCAGGGTTTGGACTTAATTACAAGACCCGTAAGCTGAACTATTTTATCAGCCACAATAATTTTTTCGGGAAAAACTATTCAGACAATGATGAAACCCAGCTGTATCTGAATTCAGGGTTATCAACGGTTCAGAAAGAAAAATATGTAGAATCGCCGTCTTATACGGATTTCAAATTCGGAATTGATTACGAGCTGTCTCCCCGTCAGGTTCTGGCAGCAGATTATACCTACTCGGTCAATAAAACGAACTCATCAGGAAAAACAGATCTGGCTTACCTCCGGAACACACTGGATTCCCTGGATTATATAGGAAATGATAAAAAAATTAAATTAAAAAACCATTTGTTCAATATAAGCTATAAATATAAGTTGGATACGCTGGGAAGTAAGCTGGAAGCCGGATACAATTATATCGGCTATTTCAACCAGTACGATTCGGACATACAGTCTTCTTATTTTACCAATGCAGCTTCAGAAAGAAGACCTTCGGATTTCCTGGGCATCAACAATCCGCTTGACATCAACCTGCACATTGGTTATGCCGACCTAAGCTATGTACTGAATGAAAATAATAAGATACAGCTGGGAACAAAATACAGTTCATCTGACAGTAAAAATGAAATTGAGTATTCCGGCAGGTATCAAAGCTCCAATTACATTTATAAAGAAAATATTTTTTCAGTCTATTCTTCCTATCAGGGGAAAATAGGATCATTGATTTTCAATGCTGGGGGAAGGCTGGAGCATACAAAATATAACGGGGAAGACTATTTTTCCAATTATCAAATCTCAGCAAACCGGTGGAATTTTTTTCCATCCGTATTTGTTCAGAAAAACCTTAAAAACGGCAACATCAATGTTTCGTATAACAGAAAGATCACCCGTCCTTCTTTTCAACTGTTGAATCCGTTTAAAGATATTGAAGACACCCGGTTTATCAATATGGGAAACCCATCCCTGATGCCATTCTTCAAAAACAATTATAAAATCTCTTACCTGCTGAACAATAAATACTCTTTTGATTTAGGGTACAGCACCACGAAAGGGGTCATTAATGAAGTATATTATCTGGATCCTGTAGAAAATATTACCTATAAAACCTACGCGAACTTAAATAAAGAGAAAGAAGTCTACTGGAACGTATATATACCTGTAGATATCACGAAATGGCTGAAGCTTAATATTTTCACCAGCAACAGCTACAAAGAATTAATGACCAATAATGAAAAAATCTCGTTATTATCGCCTTATTATTCTTTATCAGCGAAACTAACTCTTCCATCAAAATATTATCTGGATATTAATTATGATTATAAAGGTAAATCTTTGTGGAACAAATACTTCCTGGAAAACCAGCAAAGCCTGAATTTCACCCTGAGAAAATCATTTTTTAAAGATGCGCTGTCTTTAACCTTTGATGCCTCTGACCCTTTACGCTTAAGGAAAATAAAAATTGATATCTCTGAGAGTGATTTTAACAGAAAGATCCTGAACAGGTTGCCAACTACCTTTTACTCTCTCAGCATCACCTATAATTTCAGCGCCGGCAAAAAGAATACCCAGAGGGAACAATTTGACAATACTAATGAAGAACAACAAAAAAGATTAAACAAATGA
- a CDS encoding FlmC family 2OG-Fe(II) oxygenase: MKLRQEVIDSKNIYIIDDILTENEVNSFHKFASSLSYARTEKSIQVDQFPKYVVNFEPEKFENTTFLGKKSKELLEQFVEDSENYKVFRAYINLSLYGDVEFPHRDCPQGRGDITILYYVNEYWEKNYEGETIFYSEGDSQFCVLPKPGRFIVFNGDVEHKGGLPSRICKIPRYTLAIKYCYKNLEL, from the coding sequence ATGAAACTCAGGCAGGAAGTTATAGACAGCAAAAATATATACATCATTGATGATATACTGACCGAAAACGAGGTAAATTCCTTTCACAAGTTTGCCTCCTCCCTAAGCTATGCGAGAACGGAAAAAAGCATTCAGGTGGACCAGTTTCCCAAATATGTAGTGAATTTTGAGCCTGAAAAATTTGAAAACACCACTTTTCTCGGAAAAAAATCGAAAGAGCTTCTGGAACAGTTTGTGGAAGATTCTGAAAATTACAAGGTTTTCAGGGCTTACATCAATCTTTCTCTTTACGGGGATGTAGAGTTTCCGCACAGGGATTGTCCGCAGGGTCGCGGAGATATCACCATCCTGTATTATGTCAACGAATACTGGGAGAAAAACTATGAAGGCGAAACGATTTTCTATTCTGAAGGAGATTCCCAATTCTGCGTGCTTCCCAAGCCCGGAAGATTCATTGTCTTCAACGGAGATGTGGAACACAAAGGCGGTCTTCCTTCCAGAATCTGCAAAATACCAAGATATACCTTGGCCATAAAGTACTGTTATAAAAACTTAGAACTATGA
- a CDS encoding JmjC domain-containing protein — MDYNHFFENIKDILPKIETNTSSDLTESEFKTRYGYPEVPVLLKARFNELHQSIDFDALDEKFDSREWKFDSTTEQPGAEMFLKDYLQKETSEYYLKTNIRDIDFHIDYPDFFKCWYRAYPTEKEKKELVWLYYGNKNTFTNIHTDIWKFNSWLLLLKGKKLWFIYPKAYNSIIRENKEKYGIDHIETLMDGGIKPFIAVQNPGEMMYVPSDTFHFVINLEASMAYTGNFMNETNYENVKQYFAKSDNSNNKKFINSIIATGMTHLKIKNL; from the coding sequence ATGGATTATAATCATTTTTTTGAAAACATAAAGGACATTCTCCCAAAAATAGAAACCAATACCTCATCAGATCTTACAGAATCGGAGTTCAAAACCAGATATGGATATCCTGAAGTTCCGGTCCTGTTAAAAGCCAGGTTCAATGAGCTGCACCAAAGTATTGATTTCGACGCATTAGATGAAAAATTCGATTCCAGAGAATGGAAATTTGATTCCACTACAGAACAGCCAGGAGCCGAAATGTTCCTGAAAGACTATCTTCAGAAAGAAACCAGCGAATACTATCTTAAAACGAATATAAGGGATATTGACTTCCATATAGACTACCCTGATTTTTTTAAATGCTGGTACAGGGCCTATCCTACGGAAAAGGAAAAAAAGGAGCTGGTATGGCTGTATTACGGCAATAAAAATACATTTACCAACATCCACACAGACATCTGGAAGTTCAATTCCTGGCTTCTCCTGCTGAAGGGTAAAAAACTATGGTTTATCTATCCGAAAGCGTACAATTCCATTATCAGGGAAAACAAGGAAAAGTATGGTATTGATCATATTGAAACGCTGATGGATGGAGGAATAAAGCCATTTATCGCGGTTCAGAATCCGGGGGAAATGATGTATGTTCCAAGTGATACCTTTCATTTTGTCATTAATCTGGAAGCCTCAATGGCCTACACCGGAAATTTTATGAACGAAACCAATTATGAAAATGTAAAACAGTATTTCGCGAAATCTGATAATTCCAATAATAAAAAATTTATCAACAGCATTATTGCAACCGGCATGACGCACTTAAAAATAAAAAACCTATGA
- a CDS encoding S8 family peptidase, giving the protein MTIGIIDTGVDYTHQRLKMCNIDGITLFKDAHGNIITKSNDFSDHKGHGTGIASIINSHLKSCNIYVIKLDSYNSFISEDLLTEALFRMVDSQVNIINISMGINSEIIPEKMQKAVNLCHEKGIPIFAANYYDATKQCFPANFSNTFSIGTGYIKEKQKFKVLNNDFDIIAKGGFQRVAVPDHSFAFSVGTSLATAHITGIVCNAYIKNEWKTIPDLKTWLKENSDESIFSLTKHDTPVTRNLLSIREYIKEDIKALDQLLKPSEKVKKTALFPFDEKEIQSIIENKEHSEYEVSLIIDTPRNIINKEKDTKGIPLKKKLEEEDFALFDTLITGYFNDLKDEVNTLFGLNLIRECLLRNKNFILWDRSVKDIIKTLIKNENIDYKGEVFLTHIDNGIKKKMYAHISSSFETTIPSICVIGTNSRQGKFTTQLKIKKILESNNYKVSFISTEPQGAVLGADSVFPFGHKSSVNIDAEEWYHVINALKNYSKQKKNPDILITGIQSGIIPKYPVYTSKLPEKLIYTNAFYPDAVICTISPDDTVAFIERTTSAVKSYNFCEVLFYCLTPWVIKHEKGITLKVKLSPEEYKEKLDFFSEKLNKPVIDIKDDQNSDLIIRQIQNYFKR; this is encoded by the coding sequence ATGACTATCGGTATTATTGATACGGGGGTAGATTATACTCACCAAAGGCTTAAGATGTGTAATATTGATGGAATCACCTTATTTAAAGATGCACATGGTAATATCATCACAAAAAGCAATGACTTCAGTGATCATAAGGGACATGGTACAGGGATCGCTTCTATCATTAATTCTCATCTGAAGTCGTGTAATATATATGTGATAAAACTGGATTCGTATAACAGCTTTATCTCGGAAGATCTTCTGACTGAAGCCCTGTTCCGGATGGTGGATTCGCAGGTGAATATTATCAACATCAGCATGGGAATCAATTCGGAAATCATTCCTGAGAAAATGCAGAAAGCCGTAAATCTGTGCCACGAAAAAGGAATTCCCATTTTTGCAGCCAATTATTATGATGCTACAAAACAGTGTTTTCCGGCTAACTTTTCCAATACCTTTTCCATAGGAACGGGGTACATTAAAGAAAAACAAAAATTCAAAGTTCTTAATAACGACTTTGATATTATCGCAAAAGGAGGCTTCCAGAGGGTGGCCGTTCCTGACCATTCCTTCGCATTCAGTGTAGGAACAAGTCTGGCAACTGCCCATATCACCGGAATTGTTTGCAATGCCTATATAAAAAATGAATGGAAAACCATCCCGGACCTTAAAACCTGGCTGAAAGAAAACTCTGATGAAAGCATTTTTAGCCTTACAAAGCATGATACGCCTGTAACCCGTAATTTATTAAGCATAAGGGAATACATCAAGGAAGATATTAAAGCATTGGACCAGCTGTTAAAGCCTTCGGAAAAAGTAAAAAAAACAGCGTTATTTCCATTTGATGAGAAGGAAATACAATCCATCATCGAGAACAAAGAGCATTCGGAATATGAAGTCTCTTTAATTATAGATACCCCGAGGAACATCATCAATAAAGAAAAAGACACCAAAGGAATTCCGTTAAAGAAAAAACTTGAAGAAGAAGACTTTGCTTTATTCGATACGCTTATTACCGGTTATTTTAATGACTTAAAAGATGAAGTCAATACCCTTTTCGGGCTGAATCTTATCCGGGAATGTTTATTAAGAAATAAAAACTTTATTCTATGGGACAGATCGGTAAAGGACATTATTAAAACGCTTATTAAAAACGAAAATATAGATTACAAAGGAGAGGTATTTCTGACTCATATTGATAACGGCATCAAAAAGAAGATGTATGCCCATATTTCTTCTTCTTTTGAAACCACCATTCCATCGATATGTGTTATAGGAACCAACAGCAGGCAGGGAAAATTCACGACCCAGCTGAAAATTAAAAAGATCCTTGAAAGCAATAATTATAAGGTTTCATTTATCTCAACGGAGCCACAGGGAGCTGTTCTGGGTGCAGATTCTGTATTCCCGTTCGGGCACAAAAGCTCAGTCAATATCGATGCGGAAGAATGGTATCATGTCATTAATGCATTAAAGAATTATTCAAAACAGAAAAAAAATCCTGATATACTTATCACAGGCATCCAAAGCGGCATTATCCCGAAATATCCAGTGTATACAAGTAAGCTTCCGGAAAAACTGATCTATACGAATGCTTTTTATCCGGATGCCGTGATCTGCACCATTAGTCCGGATGATACCGTAGCTTTTATTGAAAGAACAACCTCTGCTGTAAAGTCCTACAACTTCTGTGAGGTCCTTTTTTACTGCCTTACCCCATGGGTGATAAAACATGAAAAAGGCATTACTTTAAAAGTGAAACTTTCGCCCGAAGAGTATAAAGAAAAACTGGATTTTTTTTCAGAGAAGCTGAACAAACCGGTTATCGACATCAAGGATGACCAAAATTCTGACCTGATCATCAGGCAGATTCAAAACTATTTTAAAAGATAA
- a CDS encoding radical SAM/SPASM domain-containing protein, whose product MMLKLKTNPYNFLIPVKEENQIILYNSLTSGLEILNFESGQFLLEKSQYSFFEYDDEQEKYNELIKYLYNKEYLIDHDKDIKTLFSRYTDENQYKFAKTINLTIGTTITCNMGCSYCFEFVKPNHTLKDDKVKQGIKDYIEDLILKSGKSIETLSITWYGGEPLINVKAIEDLTVSLTEVAQKYNLKYVSNIITNGIYLTEKNVKILEDCNVHSVQITIDGAKETHDKKRPLKQVNKKNYEVILENLSKVPLDSKINFLIRVNVDKEVAASIDRFLDDMGDYGIWPNRFKKVSFDPAWLRTYDEIDTSEEELDKRMNLDEFFDFKMSFRKNIMNRFNAWSDQTELKIKSKLKWDLPTYQTTCATWASPISMTIDPNGYIHKCWETIHDDSQAPASVFDGYNAEKFTKHSSFNRFNHNEVCTNCKILPICDTITCSHEAIKANVPVCSSWKYKLEDYLKEQYINMLYSPETISRPQVFALENTGHSAK is encoded by the coding sequence ATGATGTTAAAACTCAAAACGAATCCTTACAATTTTCTTATCCCTGTTAAAGAAGAAAATCAGATTATATTATACAATTCTCTTACAAGCGGGCTGGAAATATTAAATTTTGAAAGCGGGCAGTTTCTCCTGGAAAAAAGCCAATACTCTTTCTTTGAATATGATGATGAACAAGAAAAATACAATGAGCTTATCAAATATTTATATAATAAAGAATATCTGATAGATCATGATAAAGATATAAAAACACTATTCTCTCGTTATACGGACGAAAACCAATATAAATTTGCCAAAACCATCAACCTTACCATAGGAACCACCATCACCTGTAATATGGGGTGCTCATACTGCTTTGAGTTTGTAAAGCCTAACCATACACTAAAAGACGACAAAGTAAAACAAGGGATTAAAGACTATATTGAAGATTTGATTTTAAAATCGGGGAAGAGCATTGAAACCCTGTCAATAACCTGGTACGGCGGTGAACCGCTCATTAATGTCAAGGCAATAGAAGATCTTACCGTAAGCCTTACGGAGGTCGCTCAGAAATACAACCTTAAATATGTTTCCAATATCATCACCAATGGGATCTATCTGACCGAAAAAAATGTAAAGATTCTTGAAGACTGCAATGTACACAGCGTACAGATCACCATTGACGGAGCTAAGGAAACACACGACAAAAAAAGACCATTAAAGCAAGTCAACAAAAAAAACTACGAAGTTATTTTAGAAAACCTTTCTAAAGTTCCTTTGGATTCAAAAATCAATTTTCTGATCCGGGTGAACGTAGATAAGGAAGTGGCCGCTTCCATAGATCGTTTTTTAGATGACATGGGAGATTATGGTATCTGGCCGAACAGGTTCAAAAAAGTTTCTTTTGATCCGGCCTGGCTGAGAACCTATGATGAGATTGATACTTCTGAGGAAGAACTTGATAAAAGAATGAACCTGGATGAATTTTTTGACTTCAAAATGAGCTTCAGAAAAAACATCATGAACAGGTTTAATGCTTGGAGTGACCAGACGGAGCTGAAAATAAAATCAAAATTAAAATGGGACCTTCCTACCTACCAGACCACCTGTGCTACGTGGGCATCCCCTATCAGTATGACCATAGATCCAAACGGATACATCCATAAATGCTGGGAAACCATTCATGATGATTCCCAGGCGCCTGCATCGGTATTTGACGGCTATAATGCTGAAAAATTCACGAAGCATTCTTCATTCAACCGTTTTAATCACAATGAAGTCTGTACAAACTGCAAAATTCTGCCGATCTGTGATACCATTACCTGCTCACATGAAGCCATAAAAGCCAATGTGCCGGTATGTAGCTCATGGAAATACAAGCTGGAAGATTATCTTAAAGAACAGTATATCAACATGCTGTATTCCCCGGAAACCATTTCCCGCCCTCAGGTATTTGCTTTGGAAAACACGGGACATTCTGCAAAATAA
- a CDS encoding FlmA family RiPP peptide has translation MKTEINNPETVQNVQIELERTELVKPTPIDTMLSNEVEALCESFGCGYNVAKGSGDTTEDTDILF, from the coding sequence ATGAAAACAGAAATTAACAACCCGGAAACTGTACAAAACGTACAAATTGAATTAGAAAGAACTGAATTGGTAAAGCCAACTCCAATTGACACGATGCTGTCTAACGAAGTGGAAGCTTTATGCGAGTCTTTCGGATGTGGTTATAACGTTGCTAAAGGAAGCGGAGATACTACTGAAGATACAGATATCTTATTCTAA
- a CDS encoding S41 family peptidase, giving the protein MNALVKNLILLLLLFRSIFGYSQNHFAFLEKKVDTLYYSNSGYVNYHIPSVDDFNINGGTLNLLNQNTLVLNRSKKTSPLPGKKPNIRFQLLSKNIKQISLLDATTKAVLWSISPKDGLTEIEAPFEDIGTIQAEVIKNGDGNAVCEIKNVFLGYTSINKREFTPNTVSGKSLGIPYDSYGLYAYYPGFDKEEDNKGTLYFGIKNNPGSLYKDLDHLTAVIEKNYPFYSGRTVNKEILKPKDTTKSVCSYVSELNTYFRQKFNDPHFSVKDNECPVKKKNTPVFVYKIGREYKISGILDDSLSQKINLGETLVAIDGIHLKKISDEKVNELLAKIPENRTELEIEDVNGKRKKIDYSHHTAYKIPSNFIQKTEFSSIGDEVAYMKIRHIDKEALYELIAHKEELKNKKKLILDLRNNGGGDFLIGAQILSLFIKNEFSYYQLKDKFSDKTDQVIVSDKKLALETSPPLEIRVLVNKNTSCVAELIAYNLKKYSKNTKIIGIENTAGALSVLYEVFLEKNRNIKFRTNAFSRSIIMLDGKSIEGKGIQPDIHVNIKNVKDLQPYDDKVLMTAISK; this is encoded by the coding sequence ATGAATGCTTTGGTCAAAAATTTAATTTTACTTTTATTACTGTTTAGATCAATTTTTGGGTATTCTCAAAACCATTTTGCTTTTCTTGAAAAAAAGGTTGATACGTTATATTATTCTAATTCCGGATACGTCAATTATCATATTCCAAGTGTAGATGATTTTAATATCAACGGCGGGACATTGAATCTGCTCAATCAGAATACACTTGTTTTAAACAGAAGCAAAAAGACGAGTCCGCTTCCTGGTAAAAAACCGAATATCAGGTTTCAGCTGCTCAGTAAAAATATCAAACAGATCAGTTTACTGGACGCTACAACCAAAGCTGTTTTATGGAGCATTTCTCCAAAAGACGGTCTTACGGAAATAGAAGCTCCGTTTGAAGATATTGGAACTATTCAGGCAGAGGTCATTAAGAACGGTGACGGGAATGCTGTTTGTGAAATAAAAAATGTATTTCTTGGGTATACCAGCATCAATAAAAGAGAATTTACACCAAATACCGTATCTGGGAAAAGCCTGGGAATACCGTATGATTCTTATGGATTATATGCTTATTATCCAGGATTTGATAAGGAAGAAGACAATAAAGGAACGCTTTATTTCGGGATAAAAAATAATCCCGGATCTCTTTATAAAGATCTGGATCATCTTACGGCAGTTATAGAAAAAAATTATCCTTTCTATTCCGGAAGAACGGTTAACAAAGAAATATTGAAGCCTAAAGACACCACTAAAAGCGTCTGCAGCTATGTTTCTGAGCTTAATACCTATTTCCGGCAAAAGTTTAATGATCCTCATTTTTCTGTAAAAGACAATGAGTGCCCGGTTAAAAAAAAGAATACGCCGGTCTTTGTCTATAAAATCGGACGAGAGTATAAAATTTCCGGAATCCTGGATGACAGCTTAAGTCAAAAAATAAACCTGGGGGAAACCCTGGTGGCGATAGATGGAATACATCTGAAAAAAATTTCTGATGAGAAGGTGAATGAATTATTGGCCAAGATCCCCGAAAACAGGACAGAACTGGAGATTGAAGATGTAAACGGGAAGAGAAAAAAAATAGATTACTCCCATCACACCGCATATAAAATTCCTTCGAATTTTATTCAGAAGACGGAATTTTCAAGTATTGGAGATGAAGTAGCCTATATGAAGATCAGACATATCGACAAGGAAGCTTTATATGAGCTGATTGCGCATAAGGAAGAATTGAAAAACAAAAAAAAACTGATCCTGGATTTGCGTAATAATGGTGGCGGAGATTTTTTAATAGGTGCGCAGATTCTGTCTCTTTTTATTAAAAATGAATTCAGCTATTATCAGTTGAAAGATAAGTTTTCAGACAAGACAGACCAGGTTATTGTGAGTGATAAAAAACTGGCCCTGGAAACCTCTCCGCCACTGGAGATCAGGGTTCTTGTGAATAAAAATACCTCCTGTGTTGCCGAGCTGATTGCTTACAACTTAAAAAAGTATTCAAAAAATACGAAGATCATCGGCATTGAGAATACGGCAGGCGCTCTTTCGGTTCTGTATGAAGTTTTTCTGGAGAAAAACAGGAATATTAAATTCAGAACGAATGCTTTCAGCAGAAGCATAATCATGCTGGACGGGAAAAGCATTGAAGGAAAAGGAATACAACCGGATATTCATGTGAATATCAAAAATGTAAAAGATCTACAGCCTTACGATGATAAGGTTTTAATGACGGCTATTTCGAAATAA
- a CDS encoding hydroxymethylglutaryl-CoA lyase: MFLTECPRDAMQGWGEFIPTSKKIDYINSLMEVGFDVLDCLSFVSPKAIPQMADSDEVAEHIDKSLSGTKVSAIIGNYRGAEKALKHQTVDILGFPFSISETFQHRNTNKNQEEAFEEIIRMLELVKSEGKQLNIYFSMAFGNPYGEMWKWEDVDFWAKRFSEIGVKDILLSDTTGVATPETIALLFEKIPSKYPEINFGGHFHNRYEDSYSKLKAAYDKGCRRFDSAIKGIGGCPMAKDDLVGNMPTEQVINFMSVEKAEHKLNLLNFESSFNKAKDIFHF; encoded by the coding sequence ATGTTTCTAACAGAATGTCCTAGAGATGCCATGCAGGGTTGGGGAGAATTCATCCCTACCAGCAAAAAAATAGATTATATCAACTCTCTGATGGAGGTGGGCTTCGATGTATTGGACTGTCTGAGTTTTGTTTCCCCAAAAGCAATTCCACAGATGGCCGATTCTGATGAGGTGGCTGAACATATAGATAAATCCTTATCCGGGACCAAAGTATCAGCAATCATCGGGAATTACAGAGGCGCTGAAAAAGCACTTAAACATCAGACGGTAGATATCCTGGGTTTTCCATTTTCTATTTCAGAGACATTCCAGCACAGGAATACCAACAAAAATCAGGAAGAGGCTTTTGAAGAGATTATCAGAATGCTGGAGCTGGTTAAAAGCGAAGGCAAACAGCTTAATATCTATTTTTCTATGGCTTTCGGAAACCCGTACGGCGAAATGTGGAAATGGGAAGATGTAGATTTCTGGGCCAAAAGGTTTTCGGAAATAGGAGTAAAAGATATTCTGCTTTCCGATACTACCGGGGTTGCCACTCCGGAAACCATCGCTCTTTTATTCGAAAAGATACCGTCAAAATATCCTGAGATCAATTTCGGGGGACATTTCCACAACCGGTATGAAGATTCTTATTCAAAGCTGAAAGCCGCTTACGATAAAGGCTGCAGAAGATTTGATAGTGCGATTAAGGGAATCGGCGGATGCCCGATGGCCAAAGATGATCTGGTAGGAAATATGCCTACAGAACAGGTGATTAATTTTATGAGCGTAGAAAAAGCAGAACATAAGCTGAATCTGCTGAATTTTGAGAGCTCTTTTAATAAAGCAAAAGATATTTTTCATTTTTAA
- a CDS encoding tetratricopeptide repeat protein: protein MARLYIFILFFVSALFLGQKAEQLFNEKKFAELTALEKESSSFTGQELYYLGYAFFRQENDLKAIEFYNKAIGKGFNDAGVFFQKGVSEMFLEKYNEALADFTTAISKTPAAEFYIEKARVYKITKDFANEEKTYTEGLKNSQDKNNEAYLQLLKNAGNFYYAQTKEFSKAEKIYADGIVKFPKNYELYEKRIKALNADDNFTEADKVFEQVRNFYTGKLLSEDYMKFKNMAVDEFPWKNQWINIYKSFEKPKETLESLYKVYLIDETGKKVERQFNIEKTLQIEKTDPEFVICEESQKGHTTYPAGFKNGNFTIKELREKIVKILDNKK, encoded by the coding sequence ATGGCAAGGCTGTATATTTTTATCCTGTTTTTTGTATCTGCTTTATTTTTAGGGCAGAAAGCAGAGCAACTTTTTAACGAGAAAAAGTTTGCCGAACTCACTGCTTTGGAAAAAGAAAGCAGCAGTTTTACCGGTCAGGAGCTTTATTATTTGGGCTATGCCTTTTTCAGACAGGAAAATGATCTTAAAGCCATTGAATTCTACAATAAAGCAATAGGAAAAGGATTCAATGACGCCGGAGTATTTTTCCAGAAAGGAGTATCCGAAATGTTCCTTGAGAAATATAATGAGGCATTGGCAGACTTTACTACAGCCATTTCTAAAACCCCGGCAGCTGAATTTTACATTGAAAAAGCCAGGGTCTATAAAATAACAAAGGACTTTGCGAATGAAGAAAAGACCTACACCGAAGGCTTGAAGAATTCACAGGATAAAAACAATGAAGCGTATCTGCAGCTTTTGAAGAATGCCGGTAATTTTTATTATGCCCAAACCAAAGAGTTTTCAAAAGCAGAAAAAATTTATGCAGATGGGATTGTAAAATTTCCTAAAAACTATGAGCTGTACGAAAAACGCATAAAAGCATTGAATGCAGACGACAATTTTACGGAAGCAGACAAGGTTTTTGAGCAGGTAAGAAATTTCTATACCGGAAAACTTCTTTCCGAAGATTATATGAAGTTCAAAAATATGGCTGTGGATGAGTTTCCCTGGAAAAACCAATGGATCAACATCTACAAATCCTTCGAAAAGCCTAAAGAAACGCTTGAAAGTCTTTATAAAGTATACTTAATTGATGAAACCGGAAAAAAAGTAGAACGTCAGTTTAATATTGAAAAAACACTTCAGATTGAAAAAACTGACCCCGAATTTGTCATCTGCGAAGAATCTCAGAAAGGGCATACCACGTATCCGGCAGGCTTCAAAAACGGAAACTTTACCATTAAAGAACTCAGAGAGAAAATAGTAAAGATCCTGGACAATAAGAAATAA